A stretch of DNA from Myxococcota bacterium:
CCATACCGCACATGGTGTGATCGATACGCCTAACTTTGTAGCAGTTGGCACCAACGGTTCTTTGAAGGCTTTGGACAGCAAGACTGTTGAAGCTTTGGGCATTCAGCTGATGTTTTGCAATACTTACCATCTGATGCTTCAGCCCGGATCTAAACGGGTTGCTGAAGCCGGGGGCTTGCACAAGTTTATGAATCGCTCGATGCCGATCATTACGGATTCGGGTGGGTTTCAGGTATTTAGCTTGGCTTATGGTTCGGTTGCCAGTGAGCTCAAAAGCCAAGGGACCAAGCAAATAGACGGCAGCGTTCTGAAGATCAACGAAGAAGGCGTTTTGTTTAGGTCCTATCGCAATGGCGATAAAGTCTTTTTGACGGCTGAGACTTCCATTCAGGCGCAAAAAGATTTGGGCGCGGACATCATGATCAGCTTTGATGAACTGCCACCTTATCATATGGATCAGACCGCGTTGATCGACTCCATGGAGCGCACCCATCGTTGGGAAAAGCGGTCGCTGGATGAGCATTTGAAAGACCCGCGGCATCAGGCACTGTATGCGGTGATCCACGGTGGGGTTGATGTTGAACTTCGCAAGAAAAGCTGTGCTTATCTGGGTAATCTGCCCTTTGATGGCTTTGGCATTGGTGGCAGCTTAGGCAAAAATCGCCCTGAAATGATCAATATGTTGACCGAGGTCATGCCTTTTGTCCCGCCGGAGCGACCGAATCACCTTTTAGGGATCGGGGATTTGCCATCGATAAGAGACTGTGTGCCACTGGGTGTGGATACTTTTGATAGCTCGTTCCCGACCAAAGCCGCCCGGCATGGGACGTTGATGACCATGGACAGCACCCATTTTAATATCACCCGGGGCAAGCATGCGGATAATCTTGGGCCGATGGTGGCTGATTGCGAGTGTTACACCTGTCAGAATTATTCAGCGGCCTATATTCATCATTTGTTCAAAGCCCACGAACCGACCGTCATGACCCTAGCCAGTATTCACAATGTGCATATCATGGTAAAGATGATGGCTCGTTATCGACAGCAAATTTTGGACGACCAGATTTAACCACGGAGAATACATGTACAGCCTGATTCAAAAACCAGCCCCTGATTTTAATGCCGAAGCTGTGATGGCTAACGGTGAATTTTCAAAAATTTCGCTTTCTAGCTTTAAAGACAAAAAATATGTCTGCTTATTTTTCTACCCACTAGATTTCACTTTCGTATGCCCATCTGAGATCATTTCATTTTCTCACCGCGCAAAAGATTTTGAAGCGCGCCAAACCCAAATTTTAGGTGTATCGGTTGATTCCAAATTTAGCCATTACGCCTGGAGACAAACGCCCGTGGACAACGGCGGAATTGGTGCGATTGAATTCCCGTTAATTTCCGACATCACCAAGGAAATTGCTCGTGATTATGGCGTACTAGTTGAAGATGCAGTCGCTTTGCGCGGAACATTCTTAATCGATATGGCTGGCGTTGTCCGTCACGCAACTTTGAACGATCTGCCACTGGGCCGAAATGTTGATGAAACCCTTCGCATGATCGATGCTTTGCAACACACTGAAAAATATGGCGAAGTATGTCCAGCAGGCTGGAGAAAAGGTGATACCGCGATGAAGGCTAATACAGCCGGCGTAGCATCCTATCTGAAAGAAAACGCTGCAAACCTATAAAAGCTAGGTTTCCAAAGTCCCCCTCCAGATCCTGGAGAGGGATTTAGGGTGAGGTCCCCTCTTAGCTGTTGCTTGATGCAGCTGGTGCACTAACGCCACCTTCTACCACAACATTCACAGGAACAGCCACTGGAGCGCCACCACCTGGTGTTACAGGATTTGCAGGAGCTGCGGGTTCAGCGGGTGTTGCAGGTGTTGGGCTCGGTGCAGCGCCTGGGCCTACTGGAGCAGCGGGTGCTACAGGTCCTGGCGTCAAGGATACGCCGCCAGCTGGCATTGGAGCGATTGCTGAGTCTTTAGACACAATCGCGCCTTTAGCAGCAACTTCACCTTTGGAAGCCACTTGGGATTGTGATGAAACTTGCTGAGCTTTCGATTCGTGATGAAACAGAGCTTCAATTTTGCTGCCTAGATCTTGAAACGCAGCTTGAATAGCATGTAGATGAGGATGAGACACCTTCACTTCTACAGTTCCTTGCATTTGAGCTGAACCAGCGGCCATAGGAGCCACAGGCGATTTCATCGCTTGCATCGGTGATTTAGGTTCAAAATGATCTTTAGCCGCAACTTTGCTTTCGAGTTTGGCTTCTGCTTTCGCAGGGGCAGCTTGTGTCGCAACTTGGCTTGCGCCTTTTGCAGCTTCCTGTGCAACTACAGTTTGGGATTTTGCAGGGATTACCATATCTTTTCCGCCCATGTTCTTTATCTCCTATTTCGGGTGACCTCGTTGGTCACGAAAAGAACAACATTGTTGGTGCGGCATCTATTTCGAAGTGATCCTTCCTCTTTGGATTCAAAGAGGAAGGATCTAACTAGTAACTACTTCTTAGCTACAAAAGTAGGAACTTGTTGGGCAGCTTGTTGCACAACGGATTGAGCTTGGCTTTGGCTTTGGCCTTTAGCTTCGCTCTTAGCAGCTGGAGCTGCAGTACCGCAAGACTTAGCAGCTACTGTTTGTGATTGTGTTTGTGTTTGACCTTTAGCAGCTGGCACAGTTTGAGCTTGTGACTGTGTTTGGCCTTTTGCACATGGAACTTCAGTCATTTTGCTAGCTGATTTAGGAGCAGCCAATACGTCGATTGGGATCGCGCCTTTAGCAGGAGCTGTTTGGCACTGTGATTGTGTTTGACCCTTAGCTGCAGGTACTGGTACCTGTTGTTGAGCTTGGGTTTGTGTTTGGCTTTTGCTTGCTGGTGTTAATCCGCCCATAATGTATACCTCTTTTTTGTTTAGATCTCATCAGGCGCCTCCACTGTGGTTGCACCTGCCCACAAGAACTCCTTGTGTAAGATTCTTTATTCCGGACGGGCGCATTTTGGACTTGACACATTGTTTTAATATACTAATATTTGCCACTCAATAATGAGTCGAATATTTTACATAGTTTTGATTTTTCTGAGCGCGTGCGCGCCTCAGTTTAATTCAGAGCCATCTGAAATTCATTACAAGATCACGCCCCAGGCAAATGGATTTTTGGTGGAGATCACGCACGACGCGTCCGTTGCCCCGACCATGACTTCGCCAGCTTACTATTCGACTTTTTCTCTGCAATCCAGCGGAAATGACCATACCGTCCGCTATTTTATCAAGCCCGCTCGCAGACAGGCACATGGCCCTTCGGATACCCAAATAGATCTATCTGAAGGTTTTTTCAAAACCTCAGGATATGGCTTAATCGCCTGCTTGGGCCGGAAATGGGATGAAGCCAAATCAGTTCGCATCACCTGGCAAGCTCCAAAACCCTGGCGGTTTGCCAATTCCTTTTCAGCCGGAGCTACGCAGCAATCGTTTAAAGCGAGCTGTTATCAACTTCAAAACGCTCTATATGCTGGCGGAACCAACCTGCGCTTCTACGAAACCCCTTTAGCTACCGTGGCCATTTCTAATAACGCTTCCGAAAAGGTTAATAAGAAATTAATTGCGACAGTTAAAAAGAACATGGTGAAAGTTAAAGATTTCTGGGGCGAGCTTGACGATGCCAAAGAATATTATTTTGTTTTGATTCATCCAGCGAATGGCAACGAGCACGGTGGTACCGCGCAATTTCAGTCTTTTCAATTAGCGCTTGCTGATTTTACGCCTTCTGACGCTTCTAAAGAGTTAGATCATCTGATTGCGCATGAATATTTCCATCAATGGAACGGCATTAAAATCAACGTACCAGTGAGCACACAGCATGAAGTCCGCTGGTTCGTGGAAGGGTTCACGGACTATTTTGCCTTTTCCATCTCAGGGCACACAGCAAACTTCAGCAATAGGTTCGAGAATGTCAGCCTTAAAAATTATGTCTCTGACATGAAAACTCATTTTGATGTTCCGTACATACAAGGCCGAAAAATCGCGGCTGATATGGATAAAGCAATCCAAAATTATTCAAGTCGTAAGCTTGAGCATTTGATGCGCCATATTGTTAGGCGATCGCAAGCAGATCCGCTATTTTACTTAACGCAGGCAAGCATCTTGGGCGTCATTTGCGAAGGCAACTATATGAACTGTGACCAAGCACACCAACTGATAGAAAACCATGTCAACCTAGGCCATCCATTTGTCACGGCGTCTCGAGATTAAGCATCAAATCTTCAGCTTCCTTGTCGGTCAGCAAATTAGACTCCAGAGAATCTCGGTAAGAAATTCGAGCAATTTGCTTGAGTTGCTTTTCGATCGCAGTCAAACGAAGGCCAGCGGCTTGCTGAAATGAAGCTTCTGCTTGCCTCGCTTCCATGCCTTTCAAAATTTCCACGCGCTCCGCTTGAAGCGTTGCGATCAGGGCTTTAGCAGCTGGCAAATCTTGAGATGACAACTTAGAAATAGCTTCCAGCTGGGCTTTGATTGCTTTGAGACGTGCCAAGCTTTTGCTTAAGAAAGAAACCGCTTCGGTCCTAATAGGCATCATTTTTAGCCAACGCAGCAACATGCCCAGGGTTGAGCCCTGGAAAACAACCGACATCACCACCACCCCGAAAGTCATGGCGATTAAAGTTTGCTTAAACTCAATGCTATCAGGCAGCGACAATGCCAAAACCATAGACAATGCCCCCCGCAGGCCTGCCCACCAAATCACTGTCGCGCTTTTGCCATCGAGCGGCTGGCCCATCCGGCGCAAAATCGGCAGTGGCAAATAAACAGAAGCGGCTCTAGCAGCCAAGACAGCAAAATAGGCCATGATAATCACAGGTATATTGCTCATGAGCAAAGGCACATTGACTTCAAGCCCCATCATTAAGAAAACAATGCTGCTGACAAAGAACGCCACGTATTCCCAAAAGCTGGTCACGGCTACACGGGTGTTGGGGTTAAAACCCTTTTGATAACCAAAGTTACCCACAAAAAGACCAGCCATCACAGTCGCCAAAATGCCCGACATGTGAATCTTTTCGGCCACCAAATACGACCCATACGCCGTCACGGTGGTGATCGCGATGGAAATCAAATGATCCTCTGCTAAAGTGATGATGAAGCTGGCAAAAAGACCAAACATCGATCCAATCAGCAGCCCACCCATCGAATAACTAATCAGCTGAAGCATGCTCTCAGACCACTCGAAGTGTCCCAGGCTCAACGCCGTCAAGACTGCATGGTAGAAAATAATCGCCGTTCCATCGTTAAATAAGCTTTCGCCTTCAATCAAAAGCGCCAAACGCCTATCAACCCCCAGCTGACGCAGCAGGCTGATCACAGAAACTGGATCGGTCGCTGCAATAATCGTGCCGAACAACAGAAAGTGTAAAAAACCATAGGCGTGAGACAAGCCAAAGATCGAAAAGCCGAGCCATAAAGCCAAAGCCGTTAAAACCGCAGCCAAAAGGACGCCAGGCAATGCAAATGTGGCAATGGTCGGCGAGAATTGCCTAAGTTCCCGAGCTGGAAAATGGATGGCTGCTTCAAATAATAATGCTGGCAGAAATACTGTCATCATTAATTCAGGCGTTAATTTTAAGTTGGGAACAATGTTTAACGCATTAATGCCAAGCCCAACCAATACCAAGGAAACGGTATAAGGAACTTTAACTCGAGAGGCCACGATTCCTACAATGGTGGCCACCATCATCAGCGAGACCAGAGCCTC
This window harbors:
- the tgt gene encoding tRNA guanosine(34) transglycosylase Tgt, giving the protein MKFEILHQSKKSRARVGRIHTAHGVIDTPNFVAVGTNGSLKALDSKTVEALGIQLMFCNTYHLMLQPGSKRVAEAGGLHKFMNRSMPIITDSGGFQVFSLAYGSVASELKSQGTKQIDGSVLKINEEGVLFRSYRNGDKVFLTAETSIQAQKDLGADIMISFDELPPYHMDQTALIDSMERTHRWEKRSLDEHLKDPRHQALYAVIHGGVDVELRKKSCAYLGNLPFDGFGIGGSLGKNRPEMINMLTEVMPFVPPERPNHLLGIGDLPSIRDCVPLGVDTFDSSFPTKAARHGTLMTMDSTHFNITRGKHADNLGPMVADCECYTCQNYSAAYIHHLFKAHEPTVMTLASIHNVHIMVKMMARYRQQILDDQI
- a CDS encoding peroxiredoxin, translated to MYSLIQKPAPDFNAEAVMANGEFSKISLSSFKDKKYVCLFFYPLDFTFVCPSEIISFSHRAKDFEARQTQILGVSVDSKFSHYAWRQTPVDNGGIGAIEFPLISDITKEIARDYGVLVEDAVALRGTFLIDMAGVVRHATLNDLPLGRNVDETLRMIDALQHTEKYGEVCPAGWRKGDTAMKANTAGVASYLKENAANL
- a CDS encoding M1 family aminopeptidase: MSRIFYIVLIFLSACAPQFNSEPSEIHYKITPQANGFLVEITHDASVAPTMTSPAYYSTFSLQSSGNDHTVRYFIKPARRQAHGPSDTQIDLSEGFFKTSGYGLIACLGRKWDEAKSVRITWQAPKPWRFANSFSAGATQQSFKASCYQLQNALYAGGTNLRFYETPLATVAISNNASEKVNKKLIATVKKNMVKVKDFWGELDDAKEYYFVLIHPANGNEHGGTAQFQSFQLALADFTPSDASKELDHLIAHEYFHQWNGIKINVPVSTQHEVRWFVEGFTDYFAFSISGHTANFSNRFENVSLKNYVSDMKTHFDVPYIQGRKIAADMDKAIQNYSSRKLEHLMRHIVRRSQADPLFYLTQASILGVICEGNYMNCDQAHQLIENHVNLGHPFVTASRD
- a CDS encoding cation:proton antiporter, coding for MAEFETIEALVSLMMVATIVGIVASRVKVPYTVSLVLVGLGINALNIVPNLKLTPELMMTVFLPALLFEAAIHFPARELRQFSPTIATFALPGVLLAAVLTALALWLGFSIFGLSHAYGFLHFLLFGTIIAATDPVSVISLLRQLGVDRRLALLIEGESLFNDGTAIIFYHAVLTALSLGHFEWSESMLQLISYSMGGLLIGSMFGLFASFIITLAEDHLISIAITTVTAYGSYLVAEKIHMSGILATVMAGLFVGNFGYQKGFNPNTRVAVTSFWEYVAFFVSSIVFLMMGLEVNVPLLMSNIPVIIMAYFAVLAARAASVYLPLPILRRMGQPLDGKSATVIWWAGLRGALSMVLALSLPDSIEFKQTLIAMTFGVVVMSVVFQGSTLGMLLRWLKMMPIRTEAVSFLSKSLARLKAIKAQLEAISKLSSQDLPAAKALIATLQAERVEILKGMEARQAEASFQQAAGLRLTAIEKQLKQIARISYRDSLESNLLTDKEAEDLMLNLETP